From Gammaproteobacteria bacterium:
GTCGCGCGGTTAGTTCCTTAAACACCTCAAAATCGACATCGATAGCAACCATAACTATTTCTCCTTGTTATAAAGAGTAGGAATAGTAGCATAAATAGTTGAGGATACCTCTGTTTATGATGCTCAACTCTTGATGACCGGCAGCGTCAGCGCGAAGGCATCGGCGTGATGAAAATCGGGTTTACCGCGCGCGTGTTTCAAAGCCCAGTATGAGAGCGCGCCGCTTTCGTCTTCGATCACCGCGGAGAGGCCGTTTAACAACGGCGTATGCGGCGTGATCAGGGGCAGATTGTTCAGTGCGAGTGTGGTATTCAGCACCAAAGTATCGTCTGTCTGTCTTGATTGAATAAGAGGCGCTGGTTGCGTCGCATCGGAGGTATGGAGTCGCGATAGCCACAAAACGCATACGCGGCCCATGCACCCGACGGCGACACGTTGAATTCGTAATATGCTGATTGTCCTTGCGGACCAACGAACACCTCGAAACAGGTGTGCGTCCATAAGCGATCGGTAGGTAGCGGCCGGGCAGGCGACGGAATACGCAATCGCCTGAGATCGCCTTGCAGCAGAAAACCAACCGCCAGTGCACCGCCCCGCGCGCTTTGCAGGCGCGCGGTCACGTCCTGAACCACGCGGCAAGGCGCGGACGGATGACACGTGAGCACGGCGGAGTAGAAGGGCTCGGCAGACACGATTGCGCGCCTCTTCGCCCGCAGACTATTCGACCAGCGTCCGTAACACGCGGCACGGGTTGCCGGCGGCCAGCACGGCTTCCGGGATGTCCCGCGTCACCACGCTGCCGGCGCCGATAACGGACCCGTCGCCGATGCGCACACCGGGACAGATGATCGCGCCGCCGCCGATCCACACGTCGCGTCCGATCTTGACGGGTTTTGCGAATTCCAGTCCGGCGCGCCGCTGCATCGGGTCCAGCGGGTGCATCGCGGTGTAAACCTGCACGGCCGGACCGAACAGCGTATAGCTGTCGATGGTCACCGGCATCACGTCCAGCACCACGCAGTTGAAGCTGAAAAACACTTTCTCGCCAACGTGGATGTTCGTTCCGTAGTCGCAGAAAAATGGCGGTTGTATCCAGATGTTGGTTTCTGTGCAAAACAAATCGCGGATAATCGCTGCACGTCTGTCCTGCTCCACTTCACGCGTTTCGTTAAACGTCTGCAAGAGATCACGCGCATGCCGGCGCTCAGCGCAGAGCAGATGATCGAGCGGATCGTAAAGTTCACCGGCGAGCATTCTTTCTTTTTCAGTTTTCATGGTCGCGCGCAAGAAAAAGGAGGCTCTGAACAACCTGTCATTTCGAGCCAAGCGAGAAGTCCGCCTTTGCCGTCCCGAACACCGGGAGGGATCTTGGCGAAGATCTCTCCCGTTGGTCGAGACAAGGTTTTCTCCCTACGGTCGAAATGACAAGGGAGAATTGATCAGGGGTTACATAACAGGCTCGAGGATACAGGCTGCTCAGCCCGGCGCAGGCTGTCCTTCGCGATCTTCATCGGTTAGTCGCATGTCGTACACCCGCGCGATGGCCGCAATATCCTCGTCTCCGAGCCCGGCCTGGTTTGCGCGCGCACATAGCGCCTGCACGGCCGTCGCCAGCGGCGCCGGCATATTGACGCTGTCGGTGGTCTTCAACAGATACGCAAAGTCTTTCTGTACCAGATCGATCGGGAAGTTCGGCGCAAAGTTGCGCGCGGCCATCAGGCCGCCGGCGCGCATCATCGCCGGGCTGGCGATCGGCA
This genomic window contains:
- a CDS encoding sugar O-acetyltransferase gives rise to the protein MKTEKERMLAGELYDPLDHLLCAERRHARDLLQTFNETREVEQDRRAAIIRDLFCTETNIWIQPPFFCDYGTNIHVGEKVFFSFNCVVLDVMPVTIDSYTLFGPAVQVYTAMHPLDPMQRRAGLEFAKPVKIGRDVWIGGGAIICPGVRIGDGSVIGAGSVVTRDIPEAVLAAGNPCRVLRTLVE